CTGGGGTGCTAGTGCCTAATTCTGAGTACCCTGGTCCCTTCAGGTTTTGAAGAAGGTCTGACTGTGGCCACAGTGGTGGAGTCAGCCCTCTGTGCTCTGAGAAACTGCCTGGCCTTCATGCCCCCAGGTAAAGTTGGGGTCTGGTACATATGAATGGTGGTAGGAGTTCTTTGCCTGGAAGGCCAGGCACATGTTCttattccttcctctcccatGACAGCGGAACAGAACCCAGCTCCCCTGGCACAGCCAGAGCCTCTGGTGTGGGTCAGCAAGTGGGTTGACTACTCAAACAAGTTCGGCTTCGGGTATCAGCTGTCCAGCCGCCGTGTGGCTGTGCTCTTCAACAATGGCACACACATGGCCCTGTCGGCCAATAGAAAGTAAGTGTTGTTATGGGATGCTTTGTAGCCACGCTATTGTACCCAGAAGGGCTGCACCTTGGTGTGTGCTCCTGGGCTTGGGGGCCTGGGGCCTTAGGGGAGAGGCAACAGTGCAGGGCTCTCTCTgacctctgtctcctctcctccagGACTGTGCACTACAACCCAACCAGCACAAAACACTTCTCCTTCTCTGTGGGTTCTGTACCTTGGGCCCTGCAGCCTCAGTTGGGTGTCTTGCGGTATTTTGCCTCCTACATGGAGCAGCGCCTCATGAAGGTGTGTGGACTGGAGTGGGGCACATTGAAGACTTAATACAATCTGGTCCCTTCCTATTCCCCTTTGTGGGGGGATCAAAGCTAAAGTCTGAACCTCTAAGGGAGATATCAATGGGGAGGGGCCTAAACTATGTCAGACAAATGACCTGTCCCTGCTCCCAGGGTGGAGATCTGCCCAGTGTGGAAGAAGTAGAAGTGCCTGTCCCCCCACTCCTGCTACAGTGGGTGAAGACTGATCAGGCCCTACTCATGCTGTTTAGTGATGGCACTGTCCAGGTAAGAGCTGCTCTGGAGTTGGGGGAAGGTCTGGGAGGCCTGGGGTGCTGGGGAGGAAATTGGACTTGGGGCTTTGGCCCTGATCCGTGCCACCCTCCTGTGCACAGGTGAACTTCTATGGAGACCACACCAAGCTGATCCTCAGTGGCTGGGAGCCCCTCCTTGTGACTTTTGTGGCCCGCAATCGTAGCGCTTGTACTTACCTCGCTTCCCACCTTCGGCAGCTTGGCTGCTCCCCAGACCTACGACAGCGGCTCCGCGATACTCTGCGCCTGCTCCGGGACCGCTGCACAGCTTAGGCCCCAGCTTGCAGAGCAGGCTATGACCCAAGCCCTCAGGCCTGATTCCTGTGCCTGTAAGGCTCAAGCCCTTGCCTCTGTGGCCCTCCCTGTCCCTTTGGTGCCTCACTAGGGGCTCTGGGCCTAATCCCCCAGGGAATCAGGGACCAGCTTTACTGAGGTTGGAGGCGGCCTTGTCCTAGCTGCCTCCTACCCCTTCTCCAAGAAAAGCCTGAGCCTTACCCCCAGCTAGGGGGCGTTATTTATGGACCACTTTTATTTattgacagacatttatttattggGATGTGCACCCCAGGGAGAGCCTCCTCCTCCTGGGATAATAAACCGTTTTGCAGAACTTGGAGGCCTCATCACTCGCAGTAGAGCCCGTGGACCGTAGCCACTGCGAAAAGCGAGGCGTTGGTGAAGGTGGCGGAGGCCAGGCCGTCGCACGCTGCGTCCCAGAGCGCGCGGCTGACGACGTGCACACCCTGGCCGATGCGCGGCCCCAGCACCACACTACACACCAGCTTGTATCGTGGCGGGCTGAGTTCACGCAGGCGCACATGCACCAGCTCGCACAGCTGCAGCGCCAGTGGCCCCGCCTCGGTGTCAGAGTAGCATATGTCCTGCAGCTCTGCGGCCAGGGTCTCTTCCAAGGCACGTTGTGCTCTCTCGACCTCCCAGCGCTCCCCAGGCGCCGGCTCCGTGCGATATGAGGGCGCCATTCGCCGGCTGGGCGCCAGGGGCAACCCGGAGAAGCTGACCCGCGAGACTAAAGGGGGCACTGGGCACAGGGATGGTCGCCGACCCCCAGGACCCGCGCCTGGTCCAGCCAGCGAGTTGCGACGGGAAAAGGATGAGGCCAAACCCAGCACGGAGCCGCGGCGGGAAGCTGGGCCCAGACCTGCTGGTCCGGCCTCATCAATGCTGGGCAGGCGTCCTGGAGGCCGCACTGGCGATAGTCTCATCCCAGGGTCTTTGGCAGTCTGTTCCTCCTGACGTCTGGGGGGCACAGGCCTACCAGCCATGGACCTGCGAGCTGGAAGACCCGCTTTTGGACAGGGTGGCCCTCACTGCCCAACTTTGTACACCACCCAGTTTCTTACTTGGTGACAGGGTTTTTGCCCCTTAACCCCTTCTTACCTGTGTTTTTGAGACAGGTGAATCAGGTAGCCCAGGGCTGTGTGGATTCCTAGGTGCTTAGAGGGTTAAGGGCCATGTGGGACATAAGGGAAGAGATGCTGCTCAGACTATCATTTTGGGCTAGTCCCTGCCCTCTGAGCTCCACTTTCTACTAAGTACTGTGGAGGTTAGCTAAAGGAGCTTTTCTGCCTTCCGACTGCCCGCAGAAGGGGTGATGTATCTGCCCTTTGCTTCAGCCTAGACAGTGGTGCCTCCAAACCATAAGCAGGAGGGACAGACAGACCTGACTCCAACCCCTAGGTCCTTCTAGCCCTGTGGGTATTGTATCCAGTTATCCTCCACCCGTACCTGCTCCTAGAATGGCTGGCACAAAATCCCACGACAGGCTGAGGCTAGGTGCAGGTGACTTGGGAAGCTCCTTCCACCTTCTGCTTTTGGACTGTGGCCCTACTTCTAGAATCGGTGCTACGATGGCAGCGCTCTTCTCCCGAAACTCCCACAGGCACCCTGAATCACATGCAGCCTTTGGCCTCCGAGCTGTCACAGTCTTTTCGTGGCCGGCCTGACCTGCAGGTGTGTTGTGGAGTTGCCATGGATTGCTGGGCAAGCACTCCTCCTTTCCTGGTTCCCTCCATTCAATCCTGGCTCTGGCTTAACCTAGGAGTGTTACTATTGTGAGCATGTAGTGAGTGCAGAGTGACTGAGTCATCAGGGGAGAGGGAACAACAGGGGCTTAGAGCTCAAGGGCCTGCTGCCATTATAAGAATGACTGAGGGAGCAGTTGTAGAGAGGTGTTCCTATCCCAGGGCTCTTAAGccactttccattttttccccttgtgaAGAATGGCTCTTTACTCTTCACTTGTGAGCAAGTTGCAGAAGTCTGGGATATGGGGAGAACTTGAGGCTGCGTGGGTGGCTCCTCAGGAATCAGGATCCCGGCCCACAGGAAGGAGCATGTCATGACTCTATGACTATCGTCTCCCCATCACTCTAAACAAGGACAAACATTTCCGCTCCCTGAGCAGTGCTAGGGTGGGGCTTGGCTGACTTCCTCAGCTCAGGGCTGCctcagggaaggggagggaggggtgagAGGCCGTGGGCTCGCACTCTGGACTGGACATCCAACCTCCTGACTCCTACTGACCCAAGTACTCTGGGGTTTGTCCTCAGCTAGCCACACCCCTTGTGTTGCATTTCAGGGATGCCAGAGGCCATGACTCCTTTGTCAGAGCTGACATCTCACCTGACCCCTCTGGGAGGAATAGGACTGCTTTCTCCCAAACAAGCCTTGTCTGGGTTCTGAAAACTGTTCATGGGGGTGAGGGCTTTCCCTGTTGAGTGGGGTTCCCCAGGCTTTGCTAACTTGATCCTGACCCTGTGTGCATGTGAGTGAGGGGTTGGGAGGGGCAGAGAGTTTGAACCCAAgaagggcagggccagggtgCTAAGACACTCAAACTCTGCTTAGGGCCCCTCTGAGGTCTGAAGTTTTCCCTGGGCTTGTGGGAGGTGGGCGGGGCCTCCTCAGGCCTAACTCCAGTTTCTGTGGAAACCCACAGGCTTCCCACCCCAGCGCTGCCTGGGCAGGCTCCCAGCTGGGGCCTCATCTGCAGCCAGCTTCTCCTCTCCCTGTCTGGTTAGCTCCACCTTGGCCTCTTGGTCACCTCCCTGAGTCCCCATCTCCAAGCCCAGCCTCTGGCCTCTTCTACCAGCTTCTGATGCCTTCTTCAGGGAACTGGGCGTCTCCTGCCCGATTCCTAATCTTCAACTTCTCAGTAAACAGGCCTTCCaagctcctgcccctccctctcaGGCCTTTCTAGTCTCCTCACCAGCTGTAGGGCCTGGCTAGGCCTCCTGCTTCTTCCCACTTACTGCCTCCCACATACCAACAGACAACAGGCCTACTAGGCTATTATATCTGCCTACTCCCCTGGCCCACCCCACCATGGAGACCCCAGGACTGGTTGTGCACGGGGAGGCTGAACCCTTTTCCACAGCACTCCGAAGCCTCGTCAACAATCGCCTATACAGGTGAGGGGTAGGCACGGTCTGTGGGTTTTGATAGCTGGCTTTGCTGGGCCCCATGACTCTGAGGAAGTCCTGGGTACAGAAGAGGCGGGGAATTAGGACTTGACCCTTTTGCTGAACTCAGTCTGGGGAAGTCTGAGTTCCCAAGTGTAGAGCATGGCTGCTGATCACTCAGGGTCCATGATATCTTGAGAGCCAGAGGTGGAGGGCAGTGGAGGCTGGAGCCTAgagtggctgtgtgacctcaggccaaGGCCTTCCTTTTTTGGAGCTTGTGCTCCGGGCAGAGAATAAGAGCCTTTAGCCCCCTGGATTCTGAGAGGTGGGATGTAACTTGAATCCCTCTCTGGGAAGGCAGAGGAGCAGATGACCTTGTTCTGGAAACTGTGGATTCACAAGAGGAACACAGCTCAAAGGATTGAGCCAGTCTGAGACAGGAAGTGGTTTCAGGGTGCTGCCTGGGGCTCTCTGTCTGCCAGGATACAAGTGGTGTCTGAAACCAGGGACAGAGTATGGGGGCAGGGCTGGTTGGGAGAATTAGAAAGCAGCTTTTTGTTCTCACTGCCTCAGAGCTGGGTTCCTCCCCAAGGGTTGGTGACTCTCATAACCCTACTGCTTTGAGGATCACAGTCTGGTCTGAATAGTGGGAACTCAGGCCTTGGACTGGGAACTAGGCGCATCCAGGAAGCTCAAGCTTCATTTCATGCCTCCTAACCCCTGTGTTGTTAGAGGCCCAGAGGCTGGGGCCGGAAGTGATCATGAAGATGGAAAATGTGGTCTGGCCTTTTGGTGCATCACTGCCGTGTCTATTTGCAGCCAGTGCACACTGCACCCACCACCTCCTGCCTGGAGGAGGCTGAAAAAAGCTGAGTTTGCAGTCTGTGGAGGAGGAGCCAAGAAGAGCTTACCTTCCCCCAAGACTCAGGCTGGGGAGGAAAGGGGTATGTGGGATCAATCTTGAGTCAGCCCTGGTGCCC
The Rhinolophus ferrumequinum isolate MPI-CBG mRhiFer1 chromosome 9, mRhiFer1_v1.p, whole genome shotgun sequence genome window above contains:
- the DYNLT4 gene encoding dynein light chain Tctex-type 4 is translated as MAGRPVPPRRQEEQTAKDPGMRLSPVRPPGRLPSIDEAGPAGLGPASRRGSVLGLASSFSRRNSLAGPGAGPGGRRPSLCPVPPLVSRVSFSGLPLAPSRRMAPSYRTEPAPGERWEVERAQRALEETLAAELQDICYSDTEAGPLALQLCELVHVRLRELSPPRYKLVCSVVLGPRIGQGVHVVSRALWDAACDGLASATFTNASLFAVATVHGLYCE